In a single window of the Nilaparvata lugens isolate BPH chromosome 1, ASM1435652v1, whole genome shotgun sequence genome:
- the LOC111058115 gene encoding uncharacterized protein LOC111058115 isoform X1: MDCCILDGRADSERAHDDQMTAQKPAFAIEEETLHRTRAGRALRNRKYRRLVEDQRQNKRLFTPEIKRFLKSWLVRRRKNPYPNRSEKKDLALKTGLTYVQVCNWFANWRRKLKKSSRERQRNTWGNLIKDYNTKAQGNVEQFSISSDDSIWDETAVNTNDLSDEEQLTDPNPDSASNKDHCYFSAHNYCLQQGPTQKCPSFLQQHPTTCNQLDNNGNRVDRKCSPTSFYHNGGVGADDYNKRVNRKFIQTSFNNEGKMCMSEKGNSKFVETSFYNGREDYGLEKDNTKFVKTSFYDGRKDNASQKDNAKFVKTSFYKGEIDNVSEGGSRKFVETSFRDRNLSTKDNRKSTQPSFHNWGPDVSRTDNRKSTSSKTGRLDEFDKVKNKKEKTNPPLSLSKWLESAAKFVPRDSFIAWTTSGKCGGGGGGTSWQDSAKRTRVKDQRRRGKESSPGDVRSKELDAAEALTSLSRQTWITSAAP; encoded by the exons ATGGACTGCTGCATATTGGATGGAAGGGCCGACTCGGAAAGGGCCCACGACGATCAG ATGACAGCGCAGAAGCCGGCATTTGCAATTGAAGAAGAAACACTCCACCGAACAAGGGCCGGCAGGGCTTTAAGAAATCGCAAATACAG ACGACTAGTGGAAGATCAGAGACAGAACAAACGCCTGTTCACGCCCGAGATTAAACGTTTTCTGAAGAGCTGGTTGGTGCGAAGGAGGAAGAACCCCTATCCTAATCGATCCGAGAAAAAGGACTTGGCTCTCAAAACCGGACTCACCTATGTTCAG GTGTGCAACTGGTTTGCCAACTGGAGGCGCAAACTAAAGAAGTCGAGTCGCGAAAGACAGAGAAACACGTGGGGCAACCTTATCAAAGACTACAACACAAAGGCACAGGGCAACGTCGAGCAGTTCAGTATCAGTTCTGACGACAGTATCTGGGATGAGACGGCCGTCAATACTAATG ATTTGTCCGATGAAGAACAACTGACCGACCCGAATCCAGATTCAGCCTCCAACAAAGATCACTGTTACTTCTCCGCTCACAATTATTGTCTCCAGCAGGGTCCCACTCAGAAATGCCCCAGCTTTCTACAACAACATCCAACAACCTGCAACCAACTGGACAACAACGGCAATAGAGTAGACAGAAAATGTAGTCCAACCTCGTTTTATCATAACGGCGGGGTTGGAGCAGACGATTACAACAAGAGGGTGAACAGGAAATTTATACAAACCTCGTTTAATAATGAGGGGAAAATGTGTATGTCAGAGAAAGGCAACtcaaaatttgttgaaacatcgtTCTATAATGGGAGAGAAGATTATGGGTTAGAGAAAGACAACACCAAATTTGTTAAAACCTCGTTTTATGATGGGAGAAAAGATAATGCGTCACAGAAAGACAATGCCAAATTTGTTAAGACCTCGTTTTATAAGGGGGAAATAGATAATGTGTCAGAGGGAGGCAGTAGAAAATTTGTTGAGACCTCGTTTCGTGACAGGAATTTGTCAACGAAAGACAACAGAAAATCTACGCAACCCTCCTTTCATAATTGGGGACCAGATGTATCCAGAACAGACAATAGAAAATCAACCTCTTCTAAAACCGGAAGACTGGATGAATTCGACAAAGTGAAGAACAAAAAGGAGAAAACCAATCCACCACTGTCGCTTTCGAAATGGTTGGAGAGTGCAGCCAAGTTTGTACCACGTGACAGCTTCATTGCATGGACGACTAGTGGCAAATGTGgcggaggagggggaggaacaTCCTGGCAGGACTCGGCGAAAAGGACTCGAGTCAAGGATCAGCGCCGTCGAGGGAAGGAGTCGAGTCCAGGAGACGTGAGGAGTAAGGAGTTGGACGCTGCTGAGGCGCTCACCTCACTCAGTCGACAGACTTGGATTACGTCCGCCGCACCCTGA
- the LOC111058115 gene encoding uncharacterized protein LOC111058115 isoform X2 has translation MTAQKPAFAIEEETLHRTRAGRALRNRKYRRLVEDQRQNKRLFTPEIKRFLKSWLVRRRKNPYPNRSEKKDLALKTGLTYVQVCNWFANWRRKLKKSSRERQRNTWGNLIKDYNTKAQGNVEQFSISSDDSIWDETAVNTNDLSDEEQLTDPNPDSASNKDHCYFSAHNYCLQQGPTQKCPSFLQQHPTTCNQLDNNGNRVDRKCSPTSFYHNGGVGADDYNKRVNRKFIQTSFNNEGKMCMSEKGNSKFVETSFYNGREDYGLEKDNTKFVKTSFYDGRKDNASQKDNAKFVKTSFYKGEIDNVSEGGSRKFVETSFRDRNLSTKDNRKSTQPSFHNWGPDVSRTDNRKSTSSKTGRLDEFDKVKNKKEKTNPPLSLSKWLESAAKFVPRDSFIAWTTSGKCGGGGGGTSWQDSAKRTRVKDQRRRGKESSPGDVRSKELDAAEALTSLSRQTWITSAAP, from the exons ATGACAGCGCAGAAGCCGGCATTTGCAATTGAAGAAGAAACACTCCACCGAACAAGGGCCGGCAGGGCTTTAAGAAATCGCAAATACAG ACGACTAGTGGAAGATCAGAGACAGAACAAACGCCTGTTCACGCCCGAGATTAAACGTTTTCTGAAGAGCTGGTTGGTGCGAAGGAGGAAGAACCCCTATCCTAATCGATCCGAGAAAAAGGACTTGGCTCTCAAAACCGGACTCACCTATGTTCAG GTGTGCAACTGGTTTGCCAACTGGAGGCGCAAACTAAAGAAGTCGAGTCGCGAAAGACAGAGAAACACGTGGGGCAACCTTATCAAAGACTACAACACAAAGGCACAGGGCAACGTCGAGCAGTTCAGTATCAGTTCTGACGACAGTATCTGGGATGAGACGGCCGTCAATACTAATG ATTTGTCCGATGAAGAACAACTGACCGACCCGAATCCAGATTCAGCCTCCAACAAAGATCACTGTTACTTCTCCGCTCACAATTATTGTCTCCAGCAGGGTCCCACTCAGAAATGCCCCAGCTTTCTACAACAACATCCAACAACCTGCAACCAACTGGACAACAACGGCAATAGAGTAGACAGAAAATGTAGTCCAACCTCGTTTTATCATAACGGCGGGGTTGGAGCAGACGATTACAACAAGAGGGTGAACAGGAAATTTATACAAACCTCGTTTAATAATGAGGGGAAAATGTGTATGTCAGAGAAAGGCAACtcaaaatttgttgaaacatcgtTCTATAATGGGAGAGAAGATTATGGGTTAGAGAAAGACAACACCAAATTTGTTAAAACCTCGTTTTATGATGGGAGAAAAGATAATGCGTCACAGAAAGACAATGCCAAATTTGTTAAGACCTCGTTTTATAAGGGGGAAATAGATAATGTGTCAGAGGGAGGCAGTAGAAAATTTGTTGAGACCTCGTTTCGTGACAGGAATTTGTCAACGAAAGACAACAGAAAATCTACGCAACCCTCCTTTCATAATTGGGGACCAGATGTATCCAGAACAGACAATAGAAAATCAACCTCTTCTAAAACCGGAAGACTGGATGAATTCGACAAAGTGAAGAACAAAAAGGAGAAAACCAATCCACCACTGTCGCTTTCGAAATGGTTGGAGAGTGCAGCCAAGTTTGTACCACGTGACAGCTTCATTGCATGGACGACTAGTGGCAAATGTGgcggaggagggggaggaacaTCCTGGCAGGACTCGGCGAAAAGGACTCGAGTCAAGGATCAGCGCCGTCGAGGGAAGGAGTCGAGTCCAGGAGACGTGAGGAGTAAGGAGTTGGACGCTGCTGAGGCGCTCACCTCACTCAGTCGACAGACTTGGATTACGTCCGCCGCACCCTGA